GCTGAACTGACTTTATACATTAAGTCTTAACTAACATTTTGTCTTATGATAACAtttaatctaaataaataaagataaatatcaAAATCATACATGACCACCGATACAATGGAGTAGGGGTGTTCAATTGGTTAATCGACCGGTTAACCAACCCGAACTACCATTAATTGAATTAACtaggggtgtgcaaaattcgGGTAAAACTGAAAAAATTTGGTTAATCGGTCAGTTAACTGAATTAATTCAGTCGGGtgtcggttaataattttttgagttttcggttaacggttaactCAGTTCAAAACCGGTCGGTTAACTGAATTTTTTTGGTTTtactgaaaaattaaataaataaaattataatatataaatagttcACTATTCACTCAAACTCAATCTAATATAAACCCAAAtacccaacccaatcataaaaattacaaataatttaataaataaaaataaaaatctaaaactaaaaataaaaataaaaacatataattttatacaaataatttggttaatttggttaattcggttaatttgggtaattcgggtaattggttaattcgattaattcgattaattcggttaattttatatttattttaaccaaaaattaaaaaatatataatttcaattaattcggttaatcgaccaaattaaccgaaaaaatttcgattcgattaatttttttgaaaaaatttcgatTCAGTTAACGATTAAAAATTTTGAAGAGTCGgttaattaagttaatattatTTTGGGTCAATTTTCCCACATCATTATTGTGTTTGATTGTTGTTTgttggatttttcattggaagCTTATTTCATTGCTGAGGCCCATAGATTGTGTGCTAGTTTTGATTCTGTTATTTTTCAGTATGTTCATAGGTCACTAATAGGGTTGCGCATAGATTAGCCCGATCAACCCTTGATGAAAACATGGGTTTATATTTTGGTTTGGACTATCCGGAAGTCATTCACCACCTTGTGTTGAATGACACTTTGATTTCTTATTGATTTTTTGCGTGggtattttttctttaaaaaagtaTGTGATTAAATTAATGTCACAAATTAATTTGACACCaatttaattaagaaaattattaaaataaccttaaatattttagataaattatattattacgaaagtaattttggtttttattattaaaaagcGATAAAAAGTTATAAATATTGAGATTTAATCCCATATCACATGTATTTATAGAATATTTTCTTTACCACTTCAATTAAAacttcattttaatatatttgtacattTCAATGGTATTACACATGGCTTCACCCACATTGTTttcaaatcttaaattttattatttattgtatattatttttaaatgcataCATGTGTTCTAAATATGTGAtttccacatatatatatatatatacgtgtgtgatagaatttctagaattatataaaataagtcgttcaaaaatttattatatataaaaataaagcaaaatttacaaatttgatTATGCAATAAaaatgagaaagatactaaagtTGAAAGCGTCTTCTAGAATCCTTTGCCTTTTCTCTAAgtgagagaaaaaaaataaaatccttttTTTTTATCTTGTTAGATACCACGATCATGTTTCTCCTCTTTTTTCTCGGAACAATAACTCCAAGATCTAGCCTTCTTCTTTTTCTACAACCATTAGCCATCATGTCTGAGCATATAGAACCAGTGGCGGAGccaaaaaatttttttctaaggGGAtcagaattaaattgtatatttttatgatagtaaaaatgcaatctcactattttaatagtctacatatttataatttttaaatgattaaatcaattttttatcgTTTGGGGGaggcaaagtacaattttaccattactaatgttgtaacagcctaattttcagtggtgttggaacagtgattcgatatcactaaatccaacaaatgagtaggaaatattattaatttagtgagtataaattaaatgtgaagttaggaaaaattttgaaatagtgaatagtgtgctaaaaataaatattaaaataattagaatctaAAACGAGGTCTCGAGACCTCgataattttaaatcgagccataaatatttttataaatatttatggagtgttaatatgttagtattaaagtttcgtcaagaaattttaaacttctgatagttaattgaacaaaaaggactaaattgtatcaaatgtaaaattgtgggaaatgattaaataacttaattgataaaagaaagagggtttaaaaggaaaatagactcaaaatctatttgggctggacggaaagggcatgaaatcagcaagaaaataaggagaattaagggtaaaattggaaaattgcaaaatttacttaataaagctaggactaaagtgaaaTTATCtagatttttctttagttttatgcattctcatcagaaaaacgccatggaagagttctattaagctggtttttcatattttcacttcaagtaagtttaattcttgattatttcttgaaatttttgtgtttttgtgatttttacaactaggtcctattgttgaattcattagtttttaattctatgaaagaaattgaaagttgctatgaatatgtgctggaactatatgatgatttggcatggaattagagctttaaattgtttatatgttgattttattgtaagaattgaatagaaagtgaatgtttgagacctaattgtaaaagagtttgaagttagagttttatgtggaaattctgaaattcaatagttatgaaataacttataatgtttatgaaaagtattaattgagaaaattatcttaattgaggggttaattgagcaaggactgaattctatgaattgtgaaatttggggcaaaatggaaatcaacattttgcactaaaactgttttagacagcagcagtagtctaactttgaaaaatcaccaaaaattgtagaaatggaattagaggatgaataaaatatgaaattaaatattattgagtctagtttcttatagaagaaataatgtaagcaatggaattataaatcatgagatatgatcaattttgtgagacaaggtcagaatgatttcgggttcccctgttctgactttgtaaaatcataaaaaattggataaaaataattatgggcttaaatttatatgtttagaattctgaatgagtctgtTTTCAAGAGAAAGAaacaggaacatcattcgaatcctgtaagaggagataattaatttttagtgaagaagggttggaactgtcagacagcagaatagtggagacttcaatgaataaactgtattaattggcccaaccaaaaattatgaaaattttatggtaggaagatatgtGAATATAGTTTCTggtaaaatttatggatcttaatttagagttctgtagctcaagataaaaataatttagtgactataacacagatggacagcttgaatattcacataagtagatagtgaaaattatagataatgttacctacaagtgtgttgtttatactaaagGATGtagatggagaggaggaggaggaaaatatactaaaatatatgaatgactcgtgtataaattgatcacatgcccgattataatcgataagtgttgaattagaaatgatataatgttttatttggaatatttattatgaaattatgattatcgctataatacaaaaatcgaacttgtgagtttatataactaaatttagagaccatttgttaatattattaaattttaatattattttatgaatggtgattaatatttatgtatattaattgttgaaaataagtaaattatgtacaaaagttatgaaattaaactgagaatttcggaggaacggaacgcaggaaatgagtacaatctttcagtgaaaaagatgaattgacggtaaattacccaagtaaaccgagattcagtacttgttgcgaattctcgtgtttgctttccgtttagctcttacgagctttcgttaactcatatgagtttcagttaacccttttggggtttcagttcagctctgatgagcttcagttagcctccgggcttccgtttagcacttatatGCTTCAGCTAGCtttcgggcttccgtttagcacttatgtgcttcaatTAGCCTctgggcttccgtttagcacttatgtgcttcagttagcctctgggcttccgtttagcacttatgtgcttcagttagccttcgggcttccgtttggcacttatgtgcttcagctagatttcgggcttcagatcacgatgtactcaaatccgtaagctgTTCTTTGGACggacaagttggtaagtcgtaaatgtaacatgtggaaaaagaaatgtaagtaatgttatcattattattattgagctcaattatgtgATTTTATCATTCAGAGGTTGTGTTTGACAGGatatgttagtaaattatgagtatgtgaatcaaagtgacAGAATTTAAACATCTAATGAGGTTGAGCTGATTCACAcgaatttgtcatttgaaattgtgattgataggaagaaacagtgaattacatgcttatcaatggttacacataattatctgaaaagtaagaaaaatgacggttattgatatatggaaatgtaagacattgatatatgaatgtggaatatgttcgataaatgtgttcattcttaactatggaattatgtacctcatgtgtgctatttgcataaagatgatatttctaatactttggtgagtaaagcttaaatatgaaatagtatgaaatcgagacaagttgttatgaaaatatatttaaattatctgtaagtgttttgtactcctcggtaatgcctcgtactctgttccggcgacggatacgggtagggggtgttacaaatgtcATATCCCAAAAATCGAGTTAGAAGAAATTGGGTTAGTGAAACCAAGAGTGTGCACGTCATGTTCTTGAGTAAAAGTTGTGGGAATTATGACAATTGAATTAATTTGGCCCAATTGTTAAGTGTTGTGAGTGGTGTGAGAGAGGTTCTAAGTTCAAATCATGTGTCTtgtatttttgctaatttttgtCTAATCTTCTGGCTTAAGTAATATTTTCACgcaattaataataaaatgagcctgctagttcagtggtaaggtgttagcttACCCTTTGGTCCTATGTTCGAATATTTGTGTGTGCAATAGGAATTATATTTGCTAAATTTCCTGTGTGCCGCTCACGTGATAGGGTTGGTTAGAAATTAAGGGTATATCTGATTTGGATAAGGTCTAATTTTAGTGGGAGAGTGGGTGGTTATCATCtgctaataataattattttttttgaaaattcccCAAAATTCTCCAAAAGTTATCGTCCCACTCCCTCTTTTTACAGTCGATTTTTTGTTATTTTGTGATCAACtctttcatctttttttttcttttttttgaattttcatTTTTTACGATTTTTTGATACTATtccttttcttttactttttgtttCATCCTATTGCTGCCTATTAGTGTTGTTGGGTGTATTATCTAAAGTATGTCTGTTCATTTAGTGTTTTCTTCAGTGGTAATTTCTATTTACACCTAGAACATGTTGTTGTTTTCGTTTTTGTGGAAGGGTTGTAAGTATGGGTTGGTAAGATTTGTGTGAATTGATGGTTTTGATGTACTGTTAGGAGAGGTTTGTGAATCACGTGACATCCTTTCGACGAATTAGGTGATTTAAAAGCCTACGTCTCTGTTTGGGTAAGTGATCATTTGTCGAAAGGctgatttttattttgttaaagtTTAACCTTAGCGGTTGTAACCGTGTTAGTGTTTTGATTAAGTATTTTGTGGCTAAATTGGGTCATTTAATCATTGATTTTAGGTTCTGGAATTGTTGCGGTGTGTCGTCATCGAAAAACAATAAGGTGTATATCGAAAAACTCAAAAAACAGTGAACGACAGAAAGTCAAAAACTAGTCTGTTAACGCCTCACGATCGTGTGACAAGCAGTGTGCCAgattgtgtgggccacacgagctggacaattgggccatgtgggccacacgaacgtgtggacccattttttaaaaaatttcattttgacCCGATTTGATCCGTGATTTGTAATTAGCCTATTCGTAGGATCTGTACCACTTAAATAAGACTTGAAAATAAGGTATTTTTTTAATATGCTTTTGTAtgggatgtgtaacaccccttaaccctaacCCGttgtcggaacagggttacgaggcattaccaaaattACACACTAATAAACgaacaaaaccgagttataaatctgtatttcaatttaaaatgtcTCAAATATCATCTTTAAATCCCTAATaaggacctacgaggcccaaaatatgcttaggaaatgatttgggactaaaccgggaactttggaaacttttccttgaaaataggggcacacgcccgtgtggcctgcccgtggggCTCCTATGGCCGTGGGCAGATCTGACTTGCACGCATGGTCGTGGGAACAGCCTGTGTGACATAAACAgagagccacacggcctgagcacacacccatgtgacttggccgtgtgaaaacatgatttttgaccatttttaagctattttcacatgctaaacacatctaattcatacccaaaaatttactaataattcttaaatcaaatatcattcgttatgccattcaaacttaacaaatATTCATTCGTTCACTTCATCACCTCTTAAGGATTATATACCATAATTCATcaaaattatactacattatcatactaatcaaactcatgtaagtttaacttccaaaatatgtATATTTCACACTAAATGTTTCTACATCTTTCATGCTCATTCCTATCTGTAATAGCCAATTTTGGCCTAAAAAGAACCCAAaccaaataaacaaaaaatagTCCAATACATggcccaaaattaaaacaaaacctagcCCAACTACCCAAATTGTTTCAACAACCCTAGCCTCTTTCTTCAGCTGCCGCTCACCCCACGCATGCCAACCACCGCGCATGCCACCTCGGTCACCACACCCCTGAACGTTGCCTCTTCCACGCGTCGCATAGCACCTGCAATGAAAGCAAATACAAAGACAAAAGGAAGCACGCGAATGATGGGGGAAAAGATAAACAAAAGagcaaaaacaaaataaagaataaaagaaatgttTTGGAGATCggctttaaaaaaaagaaaaaggccaAAATCTCATTTTTGGAGTAGAGGAGATTGTACTGAAAAAGGGGAACACGAACTTTAGCAAACAAAATCACAATAGCAAAAACACGAAGGTTGATTTTATTGCTAGTCTTGTTCTATGTTctgatttcatttatttttttgtatcatttgtttttttatttttattttatacgaAAATAGACAAAGGAAAGAGGAGGGGAGAAGAACACTTTGAATGGGGAGATTAATAAAGAAGAACAAACTTTCAAAAAATGAGATTTTTTGGTTTTCAGTTCTGGTTCTCGTCTGCTATTTcgttcctttttttcatttcacgaaatattaataaaagaaagaaaaagacttaCTTCCGATTTACGGTACGAGTACGTTTCGGTGTCCTCTCGCCGATCTGGAGGCCGTCGAACCCCAGGGTTTCGACCATTGGCCGTGGTGAGAGCAAGGAATCGGAAGTTCCTCTTTTTTGCTTTGCGGTGGCCATGGAGGGAGGGAGAGCAAGGGACCCTCTATTTCCTTCTTGAAACAATAGAAACTGAAATAAAAAAGGAGAAAACGAATGGCTAAAAGGGGTCACAGAAACGGCAGCATTTTTAAAAGGCTAAAATGGGATATTTTCAGTCATGGTCCCTCCTCTTTTCCTGCGCTATCTGATTTAATCCCTTTtgcattttcttttaaatttcgcccatttacttcatttcattttcGCTTTAATCCTTGGCCTATGAAGTCAAAATGCATCGCATTGGATTCGGGATATTGTCTCATTTAGTCCTCACAATTTCGAGCGCGTTTCGATTTAGACTTTGGTAGCTTTCTGTTACTTATAATGTATACTGTTTCTTTTACTCTTTTATTTGGTATTGCTTTTCTATTTCGATTCGTTTTACCACGTTTTATTGCGTGCTTCATTTGCTATTTACCTAGAGGTTATAatgtattttgttttaaaatttatgtgtCATTTGTATATCTGCCttcttttttaaaaacaaaaattcttTTATGGGCGTTTATTCTAAGTTTTCTTTTACCCATCAATTCTTATAACATATACACATgtagtttatttcatttttacTCTTCATTAGAATTGTTTATTCCAAGTTTTATATGTCGATtactttaaatataaatattatctatgTTATGTTCTCTTTTGTAATTTGTTTGCTTATTTTATATTTCGTTAATTTGCATGGCTATTttggtaaaaaaattatattattttatcttatgtTGAAAACATTATTCGTAACACATtatatatcatattttacttTAAAAGTACCATTTTATATCTTAGAATCgtcttttgtattatttatttaaaatttattccatTAGTTTAAATTGTTTTCATATGCCTTTCcaaattctatttatttattttaaaaaaaacattctatttattattcattatagatttttattactcatgctaTATGCTATGCTTTTATGCACATTATTTGTTCCAAAATTATACATATTATCTTTTCTTAAATTGCTTTATCGttattgatttttttctttttaaaaaaaaattagtattttactttattttgtttCAACTTGCCTATTAGCTTTTAAATcgtcttgtttattttattttattcaatttgacttgctttatactattttttttaGGTAATTAAATATATTTCGTTCCTTAATTGCTAATGTTAGTATGTGAATGATGTATGTGAGCCATTATCGTCATTGCATGTATCATAAATTGTTCACTTGCATCTTTACcttattgttgtatatttacgTGATGTTTGTCATGTATTATCGCCCatgtttattattatattgtatttcaTATCATCGCTTTACAAATTAAACCTCAATGTATTTATTCAATAAATCACCTTATTTTAACCTAAATAAATAACACATGTTGCTTGAATATTGCATTCGCTACTATTCAAAAGCAAAATTTTTCAAATAAGGCAATGTCATGCATTTTGAAAtatcgaggaattgtgccctaacttacggggtttcgattttctcgttgttTCTAAATAGCAAAATATCCTTTTCAAGTTTTAAAACACATGAAATTCTCATTCAAAGTAGGGACAACTTTGTGCtcggaattcatggtattgtgtcctaacttacgggatgtgatattcGATATCTCAAACAAGGAAATCTCTAAACAATCGATTCAAGCTAACTCAAGCATTTTTAAAATCGATGTCAATAAaaggattgtattttaaaatctattcctgattttcaactttcgacattaagacattaactaatcaattcggtaccaatttttgggcgtgtcgagggtgctaatccttcctcacacgtaaccgactcccgaacccattctctcaagtttcgtagaccaaaggctgttttagtaaactaaaattgatttattaaaacaaaggtgatccgatcacacctaataaagatcgttggcgactcccgttttaattttcactttcaaaacaaagtcgatcccctttttttaaaaaaaaaaaaaatggtttcgacagcttggcgactccactggggacttcgAGAGTCAAGCCTTAAATtggttaatttttgttttttttctcgaaaattgaaaatcgatTTTAAATTATCTGCATTGCATATTGTTTGTTATTTTCGTGGCCTTCTTCATAATATGCTTGATTTAAGTAGTTTAGTTCTATGATGTATCTTTGCATATTGCATCGCATTATTGGTCAATTTCACCCTCTTAAGTGAaagtgagaaactactccttcgtgaggtcttcacctccgtataggatagtggatcgctttcgggatacatccgtacctgcgtcttcgtgaggttttcatctccgtatagccgtagggaaatgtattcccctgaatcgaactcggtccgtatgagcctataatgggcgagggtcgaggaatctgctggttcaggtacctttacctTAGAACCGAACTACATGTAATGAGCCCtaggagcctaccctaggtagaaccacaccgaaccctagtggttaccctaTTAGGTGTTTATTTGCTCCTTATTTGTTTTGAATTCTATTCTTTGTATATAATACTAACTTGTTGTGTTTTGATTGTTTTCGCATGGcatttcatcataaaagggtGTTGATTTACGTTCGATTATTAAATAGAAGAGTTTAGCATGGAAAAAAGATTTCTTGATAGAGtagaggataatgcggccgtccgaGTGTGGTCTGAGAGAACGCAacaagagaa
Above is a genomic segment from Gossypium arboreum isolate Shixiya-1 chromosome 8, ASM2569848v2, whole genome shotgun sequence containing:
- the LOC128296271 gene encoding uncharacterized protein LOC128296271, producing the protein MATAKQKRGTSDSLLSPRPMVETLGFDGLQIGERTPKRTRTVNRKCYATRGRGNVQGCGDRGGMRGGWHAWGERQLKKEARVVETIWVVGLGFVLILGHVLDYFLFIWFGFFLGQNWLLQIGMSMKDVETFSVKYTYFGS